One Triticum dicoccoides isolate Atlit2015 ecotype Zavitan chromosome 5B, WEW_v2.0, whole genome shotgun sequence genomic window carries:
- the LOC119309844 gene encoding uncharacterized protein LOC119309844, whose product MARRRLASPVLPFPEPVPPLDNDDLLREILLLLPPQPSSLLRASVVCNRWRRLVSDPGFLRRFRAHHRKPSLLGLFSFDGDEIYPFIPTLGPPDRIPAARFSLARRRRRESWHFVECRHGLALFLNRIRPEAVIWNPISGRWRRVTFPPEFGDARERDILCAAVLCAAGDDDDGHVHGDCDLNSFKLALARRGEQARTLVFACLYESKSGEWGNVISTTTTALFVWRKPSVLVGNALCWLLSGGGNEGDILELDFEMQKLVVIARPYIAGATASSDLWFVVVVMALVCLTVA is encoded by the exons AtggcccgccgccgcctcgcgtcCCCCGTCTTGCCGTTCCCGGAGCCAGTGCCGCCACTGGACAACGACGATCTCCTCCGCGAGATCCTGCTCCTCCTGCCTCCGCAGCCGTCCTCCCTCCTCCGCGCCTCCGTCGTCTGCAACCGCTGGCGCCGCCTTGTCTCCGACCCCGGCTTCCTCCGCCGATTCCGCGCGCACCACCGTAAGCCCTCGCTCCTTGGCTTATTCTCCTTCGATGGCGATGAAATTTATCCCTTCATCCCGACGCTGGGCCCGCCCGACCGCATCCCGGCCGCGCGATTCTCCCTGGCGCGGCGCCGCCGCCGCGAGAGCTGGCACTTCGTGGAATGCCGCCACGGCCTCGCCCTTTTCCTCAACAGGATACGCCCCGAGGCCGTCATCTGGAACCCCATCTCCGGTCGCTGGCGCCGAGTAACTTTTCCACCAGAGTTTGGCGACGCTAGAGAGAGGGACATCCTATGCGCCGCGGTGCTCTGCGCTGCCGGTGATGACGACGATGGCCATGTGCACGGTGACTGCGACCTGAACTCTTTTAAACTGGCCTTGGCGCGCCGTGGCGAACAAGCCCGCACACTTGTGTTCGCTTGCCTCTACGAATCCAAGTCTGGCGAATGGGGAAATGTTATCTCAACAACGACCACGGCTCTTTTTGTTTGGAGAAAGCCCAGCGTCCTTGTCGGGAATGCACTTTGCTGGTTGCTCAGTGGAGGAGGAAATGAAGGTGACATCCTTGAGCTTGATTTTGAAATGCAGAAGCTTGTT GTAATAGCTCGTCCTTACATTGCTGGAGCAACAGCATCCAGTGATCTTTGGTTTGTGGTTGTTGTAATGGCATTGGTGTGCTTAACAGTTGCCTAA